A region from the Lentimonas sp. CC4 genome encodes:
- a CDS encoding M56 family metallopeptidase, with the protein MDWFAELSVDVIVEALLHHLWQGAVIAVLLFVVLRCLPGRRTDVRYGISLVAFGLACAAVPMSLSVVQHRAEQQLDGLVASVQALEPIEVLDASMAVIPESRVSQTLAPEAATSVGVSSEWGWRQICFSLWLIGSVIGIVRVIAAVSGARRLKRSAEPISTEPFLRVFKKVGMRRLVPILSSAQVPVAAVCGLLKPVVLLPLSQLTALSPEQLEAIIAHELAHIRRYDHVVNFFQLIAEALLFFNPCLWWISGQVRAEREACCDAIAVEVTGQKLTYIRTLVDAAEGHVPVGLELAPAFAGDGRSASLLSRVKRLLQPASTPDLHLRLPVVAGLITLSLVGIGLFQLTATVAVQLMTPEERIAEIAELQAVYPDYRYRASSASDPKFTVRGQFLLPGGVVPDERITFYRYSQTSSGQSHISGRTDRSGHFDFTVGNGESQLMAKADGVAPVYHDFGYIEEDVDGVVLELSEGDRAKVRFVDEEGEVLESVKVQGSYDLGPGQNIRFDGLSGADGIANFEHLAHYPVNLKTSSAGYEQGVFKGVTLAEDEMVELRLSRTEPTEIRVVDQVTGEPIAGAEIGLKGRRSSEGVHTYGSPPSVAPSNSQGVVVLDGLRSDTHYYYVAEIYGYAGAVLGPVTAGQSYDLPMLSVKPFSFELRGVPAEWLGEGETIKVNIAPTLKIDDDGGYTPFGEVQQVTVVDGIARFSYLPRYQSEIRVRVNDADFEYTWADLQDEDDVVLIDLTPLSARSKSGLQQVRVRFNVPDGQPPVNGSMIAQHLKYAEGSAAVRQLVRKRVDVLDGVSTFSVPAPNRVELLPEGLTGYWIQRPTGSLRDEVLFNEDGSVFEIEVDAEPAGAIMGNVHEVDGSPARGAHISVFVADVEGNTMRDRSLRVEVKNSSLSHDLSDRYLATPLPVGGVYVICVNRNYTHVLSELIEVTEEQPLHQFDCVLPVGETIAGRILDSEGRPVAYQKTRFSFQPDAGHGFSRDGPMTDAEGRFQIEGLNFDVDGSYYLMVDSVLGHQPSRLKIKSRKREQVFPLKQGYRIVGVVREASTGRVIPGAEVYATRAEYVEGAYPTWFDCENTDAQGRFEFDNLPEGTFEIGSRSGKFVSGYAPSAKAGGGSEVELQIELYKWSGLVPVDAK; encoded by the coding sequence ATGGATTGGTTTGCTGAGCTTTCTGTCGACGTGATTGTCGAGGCATTGTTGCACCATCTCTGGCAGGGGGCTGTCATTGCAGTGCTGCTTTTTGTTGTGCTACGATGTTTGCCTGGCAGGCGAACGGATGTGCGCTATGGCATTAGCTTGGTGGCTTTCGGGCTCGCCTGTGCTGCGGTTCCAATGAGTCTTTCGGTAGTGCAGCACCGGGCTGAGCAACAGTTAGATGGGTTGGTTGCTTCGGTTCAGGCTTTGGAGCCGATCGAAGTTTTGGACGCTTCTATGGCAGTCATACCAGAGTCGCGAGTGAGCCAGACTTTAGCGCCAGAGGCTGCTACGTCGGTTGGTGTTTCCTCTGAATGGGGCTGGCGGCAGATTTGTTTTTCGCTGTGGTTGATTGGATCGGTGATTGGGATTGTGCGGGTGATTGCTGCGGTGAGTGGAGCGCGGCGCTTGAAGCGGAGTGCGGAGCCGATTTCGACCGAGCCTTTCTTGCGGGTATTTAAGAAGGTCGGGATGCGGCGCTTGGTGCCGATTTTATCGAGTGCGCAGGTGCCGGTTGCGGCCGTGTGTGGATTGTTGAAGCCTGTGGTGTTACTGCCGCTGAGTCAGTTGACCGCGTTGAGCCCCGAGCAATTGGAAGCAATCATTGCGCACGAGTTAGCGCACATTCGACGCTACGATCACGTCGTCAATTTCTTTCAGTTGATTGCGGAGGCGCTGCTCTTTTTCAATCCATGTCTATGGTGGATCAGTGGGCAGGTGCGGGCGGAGCGTGAAGCATGTTGCGATGCCATTGCGGTGGAGGTGACTGGGCAAAAGCTGACTTATATACGCACCCTAGTCGATGCGGCCGAAGGGCATGTGCCGGTAGGGCTTGAGCTTGCACCTGCATTTGCAGGGGATGGTCGGTCGGCCTCGTTGCTGAGCCGAGTGAAGCGTTTACTGCAGCCGGCATCGACTCCGGATCTGCACCTGCGACTGCCTGTGGTAGCGGGGCTGATTACGCTGAGTCTTGTTGGCATTGGACTTTTTCAACTGACAGCGACCGTTGCGGTGCAGTTGATGACGCCCGAAGAGCGTATTGCGGAGATCGCTGAGCTGCAGGCTGTTTATCCGGACTATCGTTATCGTGCGAGCTCGGCCTCGGATCCGAAGTTTACGGTTCGTGGGCAATTTCTTCTGCCTGGCGGCGTGGTGCCTGATGAGCGGATTACCTTTTATAGGTATTCTCAAACGAGCAGTGGGCAGTCTCATATCTCTGGTCGAACTGATAGGTCTGGGCATTTTGATTTTACCGTAGGGAATGGGGAGTCACAGTTAATGGCAAAGGCTGACGGTGTGGCTCCCGTGTATCATGATTTTGGTTACATTGAGGAAGATGTTGACGGTGTGGTGCTTGAATTAAGTGAAGGTGATCGAGCTAAAGTGCGTTTTGTCGATGAGGAGGGTGAGGTGCTTGAAAGTGTGAAGGTCCAGGGGAGTTACGACTTAGGCCCAGGGCAAAATATTCGTTTTGATGGATTGTCAGGTGCAGACGGTATCGCGAACTTTGAGCATCTTGCGCACTATCCTGTGAACTTGAAAACCTCGTCGGCGGGGTATGAGCAAGGGGTTTTTAAAGGTGTGACGCTTGCTGAGGATGAAATGGTGGAGTTGCGTTTGTCACGCACTGAGCCGACAGAGATCCGAGTTGTTGATCAAGTGACAGGCGAGCCAATTGCGGGCGCTGAAATCGGTTTGAAAGGCAGGAGGAGCTCTGAGGGCGTTCATACATATGGTTCACCACCGTCAGTTGCACCGAGTAACAGTCAGGGAGTCGTCGTGTTGGATGGTTTGCGTAGTGATACTCACTATTATTATGTGGCAGAGATCTACGGTTATGCAGGTGCCGTGCTTGGGCCAGTGACTGCTGGGCAATCGTATGACTTGCCTATGTTGTCAGTGAAGCCCTTTAGTTTTGAATTAAGGGGCGTGCCTGCAGAATGGCTAGGTGAGGGGGAGACGATCAAAGTGAATATCGCTCCAACTTTGAAGATTGATGACGATGGTGGGTATACTCCGTTCGGTGAGGTGCAACAAGTTACAGTCGTCGATGGTATTGCTCGATTTTCATATTTGCCACGCTATCAGTCCGAGATCCGAGTGCGGGTCAATGATGCTGATTTTGAGTATACATGGGCGGATTTACAGGATGAGGACGATGTCGTTCTGATCGATTTGACGCCATTGAGTGCTAGAAGTAAATCGGGGCTTCAGCAGGTCCGTGTTCGATTCAATGTGCCGGATGGGCAGCCTCCTGTGAATGGTTCAATGATTGCGCAGCATCTGAAGTATGCTGAGGGCTCGGCCGCAGTGAGACAATTAGTGCGCAAGCGAGTCGATGTGCTGGATGGAGTCTCAACGTTTTCGGTGCCTGCTCCGAATCGCGTGGAGCTATTACCAGAAGGGTTGACGGGATATTGGATTCAGCGTCCCACTGGCAGTCTTCGTGATGAGGTTCTTTTCAATGAGGATGGTTCAGTCTTTGAAATTGAAGTCGATGCAGAGCCTGCGGGTGCGATCATGGGAAATGTGCATGAAGTCGATGGTAGCCCTGCGCGGGGTGCTCACATCTCTGTGTTTGTGGCTGATGTCGAAGGAAACACCATGAGGGATCGTTCGCTACGTGTGGAAGTGAAAAACTCTAGCTTGAGCCATGATCTAAGTGATCGCTATTTGGCGACGCCGTTGCCAGTTGGTGGAGTGTATGTTATTTGTGTGAATCGTAATTATACACATGTATTGTCGGAACTTATTGAGGTTACCGAAGAACAGCCGCTGCATCAGTTCGATTGTGTGCTGCCTGTCGGTGAGACGATTGCTGGGCGTATCCTAGATTCAGAGGGTCGTCCTGTGGCATATCAGAAAACTCGATTTTCGTTTCAACCTGATGCAGGACATGGGTTTTCTAGAGATGGGCCGATGACTGATGCTGAGGGACGTTTTCAGATCGAGGGGCTCAACTTTGATGTAGATGGCTCCTACTATTTGATGGTGGATTCGGTTCTGGGGCATCAGCCTAGCCGACTTAAAATTAAGTCTAGAAAGCGTGAGCAAGTGTTTCCGTTGAAACAAGGCTATCGGATCGTCGGAGTGGTGCGCGAAGCGTCGACTGGCCGAGTCATTCCGGGAGCTGAAGTGTATGCAACACGTGCAGAATATGTCGAAGGTGCCTATCCCACATGGTTTGATTGCGAGAACACGGATGCGCAGGGGCGGTTCGAGTTTGATAATTTACCGGAGGGAACGTTTGAGATCGGTTCGCGTTCTGGTAAATTTGTGAGTGGGTATGCGCCTTCAGCTAAGGCGGGGGGAGGCTCCGAAGTAGAGCTTCAAATCGAACTCTATAAATGGTCGGGGCTCGTTCCGGTGGATGCGAAGTAG